Proteins found in one Epinephelus fuscoguttatus linkage group LG4, E.fuscoguttatus.final_Chr_v1 genomic segment:
- the tmem170a gene encoding transmembrane protein 170A, whose translation MQDRYSDSFVQHILGLVPRKNGTHRGNDTSLSDFSEMWYGVFLWAAVSSLVFHVPAALLSLATLRQHKIARFMPIAILLMGILGPVCGGVLTSAAIAGVYKAAGKTMISLEALVFGVGQSFCVLIISFLRVLATL comes from the exons ATGCAGGACAGgtatagtgacagttttgtcCAGCATATACTCGGTTTAGTGCCGAGAAAAAATGGCACACACCGAGGGAACGACACATCTCTCAGCGACTTCTCAG AGATGTGGTATGGAGTGTTTCTATGGGCAGCCGTCTCCTCTCTGGTCTTTCACGTGCCTGCAGCTCTGCTTTCACTCGCCACGCTTCGCCAGCACAAGATTGCCCGATTCATGCCCATCGCCATCCTCCTCATGGGCATCTTGGGACCAGTTTGTGGGGGAGTCCTCACCA gtgcaGCCATAGCAGGTGTTTACAAGGCAGCAGGAAAGACGATGATATCTTTGGAGGCTCTTGTTTTTGGTGTAGgacagtcattttgtgtcctcaTCATCTCCTTCCTCAGGGTACTTGCCACCCTTTAG